The DNA sequence TTAAATAGCATTCATGTGATGCACAAAAATACCTTGCACATTTCaccaagtatttttttttggaTGTTGTACTGTAGTTTCATTTATCAATGCTTTGCAACACTATCAAAGGAAATGGTGTGGCtcatgtctgatgtgtgtgtgtgtgtgtgtctctctctctctctctctctctctttctctctctctctctctctctctctctgcactcgcTCCCTCAGGTGAACGGTAAGGgctctctgtggtgtgttgaCCCAGAGTACCGGCCCAACCTGATCCAGGCCTTGAAAAAGCAGCACTTCCCTACCGCACACGCCTTCTGTACACCACCCGCCTCCCCGCCCAGGTAAGTCAAATGCACACAATCCAATAATACTTAGCCTATTTACACAGGAACGAGCcaagaggcatgtgtgtgtgactgagtgttgGTTTTTTGAATGAGGGTAAAGGTCTGGTCTCCTAGTTAAACACCTCGGAAAATAGATGCCATTTCATGTGTGTGGAATCCTGTTTTTTCTACGAATTCACTGGCTTCAAATACGACCCACAcagagaaaatacacacacgcgcacaaacaggCTAGAATGGTCCAAAGATGTCATGGTACTGTCTTGACAACAAAGCTGGTGTGTTTTGATCCTTATCCTCTGTTGCCCTCGAgtgctcactctttctctttgtctctctatgtgtgtgtgtgtgtttgtgtgtgtgtgtgtgtgtgtgtctgtgtgtgcgtgtgcgtgtgtgtgtgcatgtgttatttTGACAGTGCCTCCTCGCCCCCgcgccacctcctcctgcagggcTGCTCGCTCAAAGGTgagtctctcctccctccctccctccttctctccttcatcttcacctctgtctcccttcttctcctttctAGTCCTTTCTGTCCTCTAGCATCTCtcgtctttttctcctctcctttcccatcCACTCTTTCATTTTGTTATTCCTTTtagtcctctccctctccatgttcttctctctcctctcctctcctctcctctcctctccccctctctctcctcctttctctcctctccctgtcctctcctctcctcatctctcctcgcctctcctctcctctcctctctctcttttctctcttccccctctcctctccactcatctccactcctctcctctctctctcttccccctctcctctcctctcctctcctcagctcaGGTGTTTGGGAGCGGCGGGCCGAAGCTCCCGCTTGCGTTTGCTAATTAAGACACACAGCATGTAGATCCGTGCATCTGTGCCCGTTCTGGAAGCAAACGCACGTGGCCTCATTTACACCGAGCTGCAGATACAGTCacgagcagcacacacacacacacacacacacacacacacacacacacacacacacacacacacacacacactctaacagtaCGCTCAGTTTGGGGACGGGGGGTGAGTGGTTATGTTGATCCGTGCGTATAATTGTTCACATTTGCTGTGTCTTATGTGCTTATGTTCACGGTGGGTTCATGTTTCAGCATCTCAGGTCATGTTTGCCACTGTACACAGCCATACCACTcatgcatatatactgtatatatataccatACACATGACACTGCTCCTGCATATATACCATACACATGACGCAGTTCCTCTTTGGTCTCGTTCAGTACAGGGCTAATGTTTAATTTAGAGCGCTGGGAGGAATGCGGTCTGGCTCCGTTTCCCGCTGTTGCGTTCTCCATCCGTACACATCTatgtcactctcactctctctctcccactctctctttctctctctctctctctctctttctttctctctctctctgtcgttctgtctgtctttctctctcactctctctatctttcttttctttctttctctccctctctctctctctctctgtctgtcttactctctttctcccccttacTTTCTCCCCTCTGCTGTAACCTTGACTACGGAGGCTGTGGTGTTCTGCTCTCCACTCTTGTCTTGTTGGCGATGAATAATTCAGGTGCCTTGAAGTGTGGCATGGGAGTTCAGAAAACCTGCcccctttgcacacacacagacatacacacacacacacacacacacacacgcaagcactcacacacatcagttaTGTCAAGCATGCATACCCAAGAAGCTGTGCaaatgtgtacatatgtgtgtgtttccacacgTTCTTGAAGTGAGAAGATAGGCGTGCGCAGTGTCCCACATGTGCAAgacgacacacacgcacacacaagcgcacaaacacagacacacacacacacacacacacacacattctctctctctcagagtagAAGCCTGACCGCCATGCATGTTCTCTCCTTTTCCAGAGTCTGACATTGATGCTGCCACTGCCATGATGCTCTTAAACTCGGCCCCCGGGCACCACGCAGACCGATGTAAGAGAagccatcctctcctctctctctctctctctctctctctctctctctctctcactctctctctgtcacctcaCCCTCTGCTACCCTTCCACCTCCTTACCTGCATTAAACGCATGGCccccatgttttgttttgttttgctcaaACATTTCACATCCCTTTAATCCACTCAAGTTTACTTTCAGAGTTACTGCACATACACTggggagtgtctgtctgtgtgtgtctgtgtctatatctgtttatgtgtctgtctgtgtgtgtgtgtgtgtgtgtgtgtttgtgtgtgtgtgtgtgtgtgtggtgccaaaGAGTTTACATGTATAGACGCCTGTCTGCAGAAGCCTCTGAGCAGAGCTGTGCGTCGTGGTGTCTCCACCCCCTCACGTCACACGTGGCCTCATTAAGCAGCACACATGCTAATAGGTCTCCTAGTCATAGGTGTTCATCGGGCTTAATCTCCCCGTTACTGAGCCACATGTTGACGATCACGTCCCGAGCCAAAAAGCAGACACGCGCACAGCTCTGGCAGCTGATGGCATATATTGATTGGCACCATCGCCCTGCGAAGCCTGAAGCGGGTGCCAGGCTGGCATTCGGTTTCCAGATGATGGATTTATTCAGAGGGAATGTCAGGGTTCCCAACAGGCCTCGAGACCGCTAGGTAGAGCCGCGGTAGAGTTCATGACTGAGGATCATTTGTGTGATGGTTTGGAATCAACCGCTGATGCCTtgtctctttgttttttttcttctctctctctctctaactcttttatctctctatctctatctcacgctctgtctctctttctatcgctctctttctctctctctctctctctctctctctctctattctctttgTCACTGCTCTTGTCTCAGGTGGTGCTGACAGTCCACTGGACCTGTCTCGTCCCGACTCGGTGCTGGTGAGCAGCGACCCCAAGCAGGACCACAACTACAGCAGCGTGCCCGTGCAGCGCTGCGCCTctcccgcctcctcctcttcctcctcctcctcctcctcgctctcctccCTGGACGAGGGCGGACGCCGGCGGGCCCACCGGCAGCCGCGGCGCGCCGGCAGCGAGGGCTTCCACAGCGACGAGGACTCGGACGCCGAGCCGGACACGTACCCCGGGAGCCCGGGGGAACAGCGGAGGGGgggtccccccccaccccacggGCGGCCCTCGTCCCCGCCCCCGCCGCCCTCGCTGAAGGGGCCGGCCAGCAAGCGGCCGCGGCGCGAGGCCAAAGCCGAGCTGGACGAGGAGCTCAAGGAGGCGGCCGGCTCCCTGCTGCACCTGGCCGGCATCCGCTCCTGCCTGGAGGCCACCTCCAAACACGCCGCCAGGAGCAAAAAACTGGGCAGGAAGTGAGGCGCGGGGAaggtgcgcgtgcgtgcgtggatgTGTAGCGCGGCGTGGCGTGGCACGACGCCCGTCTTttgtgagaaaagaaaaaagaaaaaggagagaggctCAGGCCTCTTCTACAAGACGCAGCCTCTTCCCACCCTTCCTCACGCTCTTTCTCtagttctctctccatctctctctctctccctctctctcactctgtgctcCTGTGAACACTCCCACAGATTGCCCCTGACTTTGTGTCTTGGTgtgcctccttccctctcctctgatcCGTGAATTGTCCCATTTTGTTTTTTGGATCATGACTGAAAATCAAGAAAAACGGTGACAAAAAGTGACAAAATGGAAAGCGGTCCCTCACTCTCAGCCTCACCTAGCTCGACCATAACGACAACAACGGCAATAGAACCATTCCCACAGGAGAACAAAGCCATATGGGGACTTCTGTGAGGGACCGTAAAAGACATTGATGCCTATCCAACCCTGACCATCTGCCTTGCAGTGGGCTTCGCATCGTGTCAGAGTTCAaggatagtgttttttttttgtttttgtttttttttgtactttttttccttttttggttTCATTTTGTTTCCTCGAAAAAGATGGACTACAAGATGTTGCATGCTTCCTCTTCAAATCGGTGTCCTCTTCCACGTGAATCTATTTATACAGAGAAtgagtgcatgtctgtgttatATAAAGCTAACTTCTCCTGGCCACTGTTCATTCCCCATTACCCAAgcgaaaagacaaaaaaatgtaaaaaaaaaaaaaaagtgaaaagtgaCCACCTCTTTTTTCGTCTGAAGTGTACTGCCTCACCTTCCCTACATCCCCCTACAATATGAGATGCAATAATTATAATCACAAAAAACCTTTAACCCCTCGATACTGGTCTGGGTTGAGAATGTCACTGTCCTGGACTGTtgatgtcaaaaaaaaaaagtctctttGTGGtggtttttgtttctgttttgttttgtctggttCTTGCTTTGGATCTCCAGCTTCCTTTCGGTGGCTACGGGTCAGTCTCACGGCTGCCAACAATCACAGTGTATCCATGGAGAGGAGCCTCTCTGCTCTCAGCTACTCAATGGACTTGATGGgggaaatgaataaataaataaaaaaagaagtggCAAAGACTCTCAATGAACAGCCACTGCCTGGAGAGCTGGcatggaggagcagggggaacggagaggagaggagaggggccgaTTCTCCCCGCTCCAGCTGAGAAGATCCttacccccctcacccctccctctTGCCCCCTCAGGATGGGAATCCACTGTATGTGCTCTCTTCTCTttatgtctctatctctctctctctttatctctctctctccctctctttctccctttctctctcttcttgttaCTGTTGTCACAGTCTCTTCTcagttatttttgttttctatgtGTGCAAACCGAGACTGATATTCGTTGCAAAACCTCTTAATTTGGTTTCTGTGTTAAACCTATGCAAAAAGAAAAAGGCAACCGTGGTAGCTCTTGTTCAAAAAGTATGACCAATTaaccttcagtgtgtgtgtctgcgtgtgtgtgcgtgtgtgcgtgtttttgtgtgtgtgtgtgagtgtgtgtgtgagacccagTGTGCAGTGCGGTCCCAGAGCTAGAGCTGTGGTGCTGTCGGCGGCGGAGCGGGCCGagacacacaggtgcacagctCCTCTCTGGGAGGGGCACAGGGAGGAGGAGCGGCAGCATCTGCTGCCCCGTGTCCAAATGGGACCTCATCTCTGGGACCCCAGGGATGTGCACCACACAGTGTTTAGAGCACAGTTGTGggacttacgtgtgtgtgtgtgtgtgtgtgtgtgagtgagagatccATGGCCGGCAGCCTGGACTCATGTCTCCCTCTTCTTAATATTCGACtcgttcatttttttttggttttcacCGCGCTTTCTCTGCTCATCACACCGGGCTTGTTTAATGAAGTCGAGGTGACGGATCACTGCCAATGGATCACATTTGATTAGACTAGTTAAGGAGGAATGTGTAGCGGGAGAAGAAAGGACCAGTTGTGTCTCCCTCGGTAGGCAgagcaaaaagcaaaaaaaaaacgtggatCTAGTGATAGGTACAGTAAGAGTAGATTGCGCATGCCACAGTGAGGTGggccagagagtgagagggaactTAAGACTCTCGAGGATCAGGGCTTCAGAAGAGTGTTGTCACTCATTAGCCAAGTAATTAGCCTATCCGAGTGTCTTATTAGCAACACGAGTCCCGCTGATAAGCATTATAGTGTCAAATAAATCCCAGTAGTCGTGGTTTATTTTGTGCCATAAAGGCCCTTTTTAAAATTCATTATTGTTGCCAAAACGTTTTGATTTGCTGCCATGTGCGTTTTCTCTGCGAAAGGCTTTCTGATTTGTGGATCAAACTGAAGACAACTGTGCACTTGGTGACAAGCTTTAGAGTGATGGAGCTACCGGGTGTGATCGGCTCAGTTCATAGTCTCTGCATGGAGATTCTGACTTCTGAATTATTGTCAGATCCTGTTCTGTCGCATAGGTTTGTCTTGGCATTGATTTGCAAGTGAAGCCTAGGTATGCTCGTCAGGACAAATTGTAATTTCTCTCAGTATCGCAATGTCCATACTGCCACAGATCAATGGTTTTGCTTGTCATTACATTCTATGTTGTCAGATGCACTGTTTGGGTGGGTCTTCCTAACCTGAACCATTACTGCCAGGCCTCCTGTGTGTCAATAAGCGGGTGTGCAAGATTATGAAAGAAAGATGtttttcaaaacgtttttttctaattattCAGTTATTTGCCAACATTTTCCAAATGAATTAATGTGACCTGATCATCCTGAATGTCTGGGGTCGGCACAACTCAACTAATTCCAGAATAACGTCTGGACTTTTGCTCATTATAGGCTAATTTTTGATCAGTTTTGTCATTTGATGTTATTTAAGTCAAAGCTAGTTTAACTGCCAACTATTAATTTGTTTGTGCTGCCACTTGTGCAAACATATGTTTGCAAGTCTGTCAACTTCCACAGAAGTCTGTTAGCCGGAGTTGATTAGGATGAATAAGGTGCATTCATAGTACATGGGTCTGTGTGGAGATAGCTTCACATCGGTCGTGCCAGTCTTTATGATTGCTTTGAGTGATTGAGATTAGGGTGTGTATTTTGTGAGTTGAGATCCACAGTACTGTTCTTGTAGATGATGTAAGCACCCCCATTTGCAAGGACATTttgccactcactcactcactcatgaaTTGCTTTAATTGAATTAAAACAATGCTTTGAGTTTATCAAATGCCCATTCACCATTATGAGGATCAttaccttttctctctcttgtttttgtcATGTTGAACTAACTTGAGCTGCCAATCCAGTATCAGTTTGCGTCTGTTGTCCAATGTCTGTCAGACAGACATACCCTTGAGTTTTGTATGCTAACCTCTGTTAATAAAATGTTTATAAAGTTTATTTTCGCcaaagatatgcaattgcatTATATATGGTATTACTGAATAAAAATGTTCTTGTTTTAACAGAGTTGCAAATGTGTCTTTCCATGTAAATTATACTTACATAATCAaattacagtgcctatagaaagttatcatacccttttgaaatagttacttttttttgtcttacagcctgaaatcaaaacccatttaaaaaaaatcttttccagttttatttacaaatgtagctgtacaacatcaaaataatgaaaaaaaagtcaacagttctgaaaattaataaaaaaataaaaactagaataacagggttggaaaagtcatcatacccctgacttaatactttgtcaagcttccttttgctttcattacagccatcaatctgtttggatatgtctctattatagctttgcacacctagataggggaatatttgcccaattttccgtgcagaattgttaaaatgtagtcaaattctgtagggaatgacgatggactgctctcttcaagtcaatccacatattttctataggatttaagtcagggctctgactttgccactcaaggatattcaccatcctatccttaagccactgctttgttcttttggcagtatgtttaggatttttgtcgtgttggaaggcgaatgacctccccatcctcagctgtttaggagagggacgcaggttttcctcaagaattttggtgtacttggcagcatccattttcccttctatcctgaccaattgcccagtccccactgaagagaaacatccccaaaacataatgttgcccccaccatgcttcaaagtaggtatggtgtgttttgggtgtgtttgggtgtgtatactgtgtttggttagcgcctggagctcagtccaaaaacttcaatcttagtctccaaaaagttcgatcttactctcatctgaccatataagctttttccacatggtagcagaatattccagatgtgtttttgcactgaactccaagcacaatgtttggcgaaaaccaacacagtacaccacccaaaaca is a window from the Sardina pilchardus chromosome 18, fSarPil1.1, whole genome shotgun sequence genome containing:
- the foxn2a gene encoding forkhead box protein N2, whose product is MGPIIGMSPDKKAESPGVVAEERAGRQAPWGGAGTLPEAQCGASSPLATRLDQAAADEELTNLNWLHENLLQNFTLGGPGGEAAPGGGSSPLFDIEGEPALGPLASASSSSAGGAGHGGERDSVKSKPPFSFSLLIYMAIEQSPSKSLPVKDIYGWILEHFPYFSSAPTGWKNSVRHNLSLNKCFRKVEKNLGKVNGKGSLWCVDPEYRPNLIQALKKQHFPTAHAFCTPPASPPSASSPPRHLLLQGCSLKESDIDAATAMMLLNSAPGHHADRCGADSPLDLSRPDSVLVSSDPKQDHNYSSVPVQRCASPASSSSSSSSSSLSSLDEGGRRRAHRQPRRAGSEGFHSDEDSDAEPDTYPGSPGEQRRGGPPPPHGRPSSPPPPPSLKGPASKRPRREAKAELDEELKEAAGSLLHLAGIRSCLEATSKHAARSKKLGRK